aatattaatgttTAGTGCATCACAGCACACACTATATAACTCAAAATATCTATCATGCACAAATTAAGTTGGAGTACAAGATAAAAACACATACACAAACTTCCAGTTTGATGCTGAAAATCAGCTTCTATTTAAATCCCATATTACAGCTACAAACTGAGACagaagtttttaaaaaaaagtttgattaTATAAATGAGAGGGGCAGTCCTTTCCAATGGAGTTTGGCAGGGAGACAAACTGATGACTCTGCTTATTCATCCTTTCCCAAACAATGGGTCCCTTCTCAACTTGGTATCACAAGCAAAAAACCACATACATCTctatgtgtgtgtatttatatacAAACTAGCAGATAAAAAAGTGGGaagcagctcatcgatcaatcTAGCAGATAAAGACCACGAAACCTCGATGATCATGGAGTCGACTCAGATGCAGAGGGCGGTGAGGCCATGGCAGAAGTGCGCGCGTTATGTTCAAGAGCAACACGCGCGTCTCTACATCGCTTGGAGGTGCTCTGTGATTCTTGTCAGATGGAAATTTGAAGGCCATGGTTGAGAGTTTCCGGCAAAGTATCTGTCTGAAAATATATGTATGAAGATGACAAGTCTTCTGTTTTCTTGcataactctctctctctctctccagtCTCTAAATGGTAAAAGATTATTGAGATATACACAAAATAAGGATGTAACTTTTCtactaaataaacaaaacaaagcATATCATATTCTTGTCTTGAGTTAGAAATGTACAAGCATTAACTCTAAATTGCACATTACAGAATTTGGGGTCTAACGTATAAAGAATTAACACTATTGCACAAGATTGGTTATGACTTATCCAACGCGTGAAATTTATGGCGTCTTATTATCACTTCGCCTCACCAAGGCTACTCAGAAGCTTCGCCGAAGTGGTGTCCTCCTCCCCCACTTTTTTCAGAGCCGGCCCTTGCTTTGACCCCTGTGCATAAATCGAGAGAGAGGCTTATAAGCAGAAGCAAAGGAACTTATAGATACATTGCAATCATGGGTTCTTGTCTTGTTATAGGGTTGGGAGTATTAACATCACCAAAAATCATATAAGATGTTGCTCATCAAGAAAAAGATATTTGCACATACATAAATAGAAGTGCGTTAATGTCAAAACGAGTTTTATATGCATAATAACAAAGTAGAAGTGCGTTAATGCTCAAGATTTTACTTACAGCTCCTTTCTGGGCAGTTAACCTCCGGATTGAAGGGGTTCGTGCTACAGACGAAGCAGCTGCAGCTGCTGCCACGCGTATCCTACAGAAGAATGTCAAAAGTAGAATTCAAACATACATAAATACATGACTGCAAATGTATATCACATCAATAATCGCCGCAGAAAATATGATTCTCAAGTACCTCTTATGGACATCAACATACTCATCTGTCTCATCAACAATTTCCTCCTGAGTCATAAAAGAGATATCCATAAAACTAAAGATAACGAGGCAAACGATTCAATTTTCGAAGAATCTCTACCTGTAGAAGTTCTTCGAAAACATCTTCTAAAGTGATGATGCCAATGACTTCACCATCTTCTGACTCATCTGGAGCAACCAGCCCATTAAGAACTGCTTCATTATACGCAAGGTTAGCTTTGGATGGCGGCTTTGAAACCTTCTCAATGTCGACAACAATAGTATCGGGCttatcttctttcttttttagcaaTGGGGTGGTTATATCCGAATCCCCGTTTGTGGGTTCGTTCCCCTCAGACTTCTCCAAAATTGATGGAGGCCTTTTGCTTTGGCCTTTGGCCTTCACAACAGCGGCCATATGGCTACTACCCTTTTGAAACTCATTGAGTATGTCGTAGAGGGGCATATCCGCAGGAACACTAGAAAACCAACAGAATAgatgaatcaaaattaaattcgTATATACAATGAGAATGGCAATAGTTCAACACCATACCGAGGGATTCTCCGAATGGAAACAGCACTGACAGGGGTTTCCGTCTCTGCTCTTACAGTGAGAAGGCTTTTTACCTAATTATCGAGTCGTGTGTGTAAGCGTCGTGTGTCGAGGATAAGGAATTGGTGATGGTTCTATTTCCATAATCTTACCAGTAAAAGCCCAATGACATTCCTTGAATTCCCAGAGTAGACTGGAACGCGGCTATGACCACGAGCCAGAACCTTACCAATTGCTTCCCTGAGACAATGCAAATCATTTTATATGATGTTTGGCTTAAATCAATAAACTCACTTGTGTAGAATGAAAATAATGCATCCAGCTTAACAACTGAACCTAGAAATTGTTATTCTTATCTGATGAAATGTAAAGAAACTGTTTCTATCAGGCAAGCAAATCTAACCAGTCAAGCTTAGAGTTAACATCCAGCGAAAATGTTGACTCGATTGGCGTCATGGCCTCCTCAGCAGTCTGgttgaaaaaaagtaaaagtagATGAAGATGCTTTCATAACATAGCATAAC
This DNA window, taken from Salvia splendens isolate huo1 chromosome 18, SspV2, whole genome shotgun sequence, encodes the following:
- the LOC121775708 gene encoding DUF21 domain-containing protein At4g14240-like isoform X1; amino-acid sequence: MRFVNATALLLSIALKKGGMLGSEIEFGNVWWYVYAGISCFLVIFAGVMSGLTLGLMSLGLVELEILQRSGTPAEKKQSATIFPVVKKQHQLLVTLLLCNAAAMEALPLYLDKIFNQYVAIILSVTFVLFFGEVIPQAICTRYGLAVGANCVWLVRFLMIVCYPIAYPIGKVLDWVLGHNDALFRRAQLKALVSIHSQEAGKGGELTHDETTIISGALDLTEKTAEEAMTPIESTFSLDVNSKLDWEAIGKVLARGHSRVPVYSGNSRNVIGLLLVKSLLTVRAETETPVSAVSIRRIPRVPADMPLYDILNEFQKGSSHMAAVVKAKGQSKRPPSILEKSEGNEPTNGDSDITTPLLKKKEDKPDTIVVDIEKVSKPPSKANLAYNEAVLNGLVAPDESEDGEVIGIITLEDVFEELLQEEIVDETDEYVDVHKRIRVAAAAAASSVARTPSIRRLTAQKGAGSKQGPALKKVGEEDTTSAKLLSSLGEAK